The Mytilus galloprovincialis chromosome 3, xbMytGall1.hap1.1, whole genome shotgun sequence genomic interval AAAgtgtcattatggaggaaagggtttaAATAGACTTAGGGTATTAAGAAGTTAAGATATAGTTAAGATACTGTTGTCAGGAcattaaggattgcatattttggctttaatattaattcactcatagggtctttgcattggaaataaACACATCTATtctaaaccagttgttggcatgatatgaccttcattatcactgaacaagtatatatttttgtttaggggccagctgaagcactcCTCAGGGTGCAAGAATTTCTTGCTtctttgaagacccattggtggccttcggtctGCTCTTTAGtcagttgttgtctctttgacacattccccatttccaatctcaatttttatttgaaagaaattatatttaaaaaaatgataaagtaaaaatttagaaaatggaagcatttattatacctcagttatcatttgctatataaaataagtacacagtatttttactatttttcaatttgaaagcATTGAACTATTTGATCGGTCTACAGTTTCCAACTGTTTGCCCTCAATGAAAATTTTTGACTGCATACATCATTACATTTTGCTGAATAAAACAAGAAGCTACTGGATTGGAGAATGCTGATAATATTGTGGAAGTTATGTTATGGCATTTTACCTTTTGTATCTAGTGTCTCCCAGTTCAGGACAAAGTCTAATTAGCATTCAGATTATATATGACAGTATGGTTGTGTTTTTGCTGTTTATATTGGGAGTGTTTACATTTATTATCTGTTGCTCAAATACAATCAATATTTTGGGATCCTGATGTCAAAAGTCATCAGTGAATGTCTGAATTTGAACACTAAATAAAATGTAATCTAATAAAAATCAAGAATTTCTTATGAATGTACAAAAAGTGTTAAATGTGCATCACTGACACATGTCAGGCATTAATTTCTGACATACCAAGAAACAATTATCTCTGCAGTCAGGGTTGCATAAAAGGTGTCAATGGTCAATATGATATACAGATTAGGCACTAGGATTTCAATGTTTATGAAAATGCACATAGAAACAACATATGCAGACTTAATATTCATGTGCTATTGACACTTCAAAAGCAGGTGACCACAATATTAGTTGAGCTTGCTTATAATATTTCTAAATAGCTTTCCGCAAGTGGAAGTTTAAGACACACTGAACTATATGTAGTTAAAATATAATTTGACATACAATACTATTTTTaggttcatacatgtacataacagtGCTaacttattttaatgttttaaattaaaccACCATAATTCttgaatattacatgtatataataatgcCCATTTGAATAACCTTGGAtttataaaaatgcattttttcctCAGAGTTTTATAGGATGCCTAAGAGAAAGAAGAGGCAGAATGTGCCAAGTCAAAGGAAAAGACGTGGAACTGGTAAATTACGGAAAGACAAAGTTGAAACTGAAACAATTCAGCCAGACAATATACATGATGAAGATCTTTTGCAGTCTGAAATAGAAGAGCTTATAAATATATGCAACAATGTGAATTCAGTCGCTTTTGATAATGTGCATTCAGTCGCCTTGGATCATTCATATTTGGCAGACAACCAGATAGTTGCCGAACTTTATTTAGATGACAAAACAGAAGATGTTAATAATGAATATATAGATGACAAAACAGAAGATGTTAATAATGAATATATTGAACTTGGATACCAAGAAGAGTATGTAACAACTTCAATTGAATGCATACCAGAAGACCCTTATGACGCATTAAAAAAGACAGTTTATACTATTGTAACttcaccatatatatataattctgcAGGGGATAATTTACAAATTATCGAACTTTATCCATCAACTAAAAATGTATCAGTAAAGTCAACTATAATGATCAGCAGAGATTTTACAGCTAAGGTATATGTTCACAACATTGAACTAAGCAGTGAACATGACATATGGTTAGGACTACCCAGTGTGTATGACAATATAACTAGCATAGAGAGACTATTGTCAAAGTTAAGGAGTTATACTGTTTGTTGTGGGAACTATGAGCAAGAGTTACAAGATACACATGATAGAAGTATTACTCCAGTTGGGAGCACCATAGAGCATGTAACAGATGCTAACAGTTGTCAAGGTTTTAAAGAACATGATTTTGGTGCTATAAAAGGCACTCTTACTTACTCTTCAACAGTTCGCAGTGTCAGTTGTTTGTTGCTAGTGCAAGGGAACAGATATATCCGATGCTCATCATGTTCTCATCTTCGACTCATTCTTAGGAAGCGAAAACAAAGACTTGAAGAGAAAAAAAAGCTAAGTGATGGCAACACTCCAAATTACATGTCACACAAATATAAGCATTGCTTCATGTCACGAGAGGAGCTCATTGGTAAAATTACACAGCAGAGAAATATCATTGCCAGTTTGCAAAAAGATCTCCAAAACTCAAAGAAAGTTTCAACATACAATGTAAGTCATAAAACCTTGATATGATTGTTTAATTTTGTTCAATAGTGGTTACAATACTGACTGAATAGTTTAAAAAACTGTCCCATTTCTAAGGAACTACATATGAATACACTTTCATAtccattgctcttcaacttcctgTTTAAGGAATATTGAAAGCTGGGATATTAGTGAGAAATACACGGTTCTCACTAAGGTGAGTCGGAGTCCAAGACTCATGAAAATCGGTCTGGACtgatcattttcaaaatttacaagTCCTAAGATGTATCAAGATTGAAAATATTTGATCAACATAGCACACATTTcttcattttatagcaaaagtttaaaagtaatctAAATATGATGTCATTTCTTTGTCATGGAGTCTAAGCGGAGAAAGAAATGATAAATTGTAAAGCAATATCGCACTTGTAGCCTCGCAATGGTCAAAATTGACaagtccctggactcgcctttAAAAAATCGTTAGTGAGAACCCGGAAATAGCTTACATTTCTACTTGATATCAAGTTGaaagcaaattattttttattttccaggTGAACAAATGAATTTAACGTATCCTGTTTAGATGGTACAAATACAATGTATCTAAATACAATGGATTCATTACTTGTGATTATGGTGGCCTCAGTTATTAACTTATTATACAATCTTTCAAAGAAAAGGACCATCTAACTGGAGCAGAAAAATGTCCTGGTATACAGAGACAGACACTTAGCTAAGTAGTCAGTAACATATACTACATGcagatagaaatattttatatcagCCAATCAGAATTCATGGGATATACAGAGATATTTATTTTGAACTAAGTGTTGAGGTTTAAGAGAGAACAATTAGAACAGTTATCAAGGCAGTTAGAAAAATATCACAATTTCCATCTGGTAAGATAATCAAAGTTTAATTACCAGGGAAAACACAATATCATAGCCCAATATTGAAACATTGTTTTCTCCAAAAAGAGCTTTCCATTGACATAATTTGAGTACAATGGAGTAAGAGTTCTTATCCCTTGAAACCATGGCAAAGTATACAAATTCCTTTTAAAGAATCCAACTTCTTATACAGTTGGCTGCTATTGTctagaaaaaataattttcaaagcTATGTTCATTTGCTTAAGACTGATGTAAATTCATGTATTTCTTAACAATGACCAATTAAGGATTTTTTATATGGCTTGCTTGTACCACACAGCAgcatcattattatttgttggatatcaatttttgtagattttatgGTAAAAGGTGAGccatttatttaaacaaatacaaattttctgGAGGGATGTACATGTATGCAGACTTTTTAAAAACCGTGAAATCAAATATTCACAAAGTTTTCCTGGGGCCGTTTTCCTCAATTGACAataattggtacccacaaaaaaaGTGAATCCACTGTAGTCTAATGAGAAAATACACTAAACTACCTTCCCATGGCAGCCAAAGGAAAagtctcaacaaaattaaatcaaagaaaaaatttCTTTACTACAGATAAATATAATATGTTCACCTCATCACTTGCATTTTATACCTAAATGTAttgcagtcttttttttttgtcagggtATGAACTCTAATCTATTTTGACCATAATGGTGTTAAACAATAACAACAGTTTGTCTTCCCtccctcaaaatatttttatgctaaaaaataataattttacataaTCTTGTCTTTCAGATACTTCAACCGGAGACATAAATTCAAGTACAGTCCATAATTCCATTTGAAGTGTATCATCAGAAATGAACAATGCTGTTCCTATTAATATTTCTCAAagtatatgtttattatttttgtatatgtgACAAACAAATACACTataaatttatatagaaattaattagaattgttttaatattttagtcCTACTAAAATAACTTCAAATTGGGCAGAGAGCAATGGTCAGCAATTGTTTTGGCTATGTTTTCAACAttatgtctgcttttagaatatataatgtaaaaataagaagatatcagcttaatatttataattcataGAGACGAAATAAAGTTTGATAGTATTTTGCTGCAACATAACCAATAAAAATTGTCAGTAAATACAGCTTCATCGActtaaggatgtctgctgctctaatttaaaataacaaggatttcatgtggttgcttaaaatgaaaacaactttgatatttaaacaaaatagagTAATAAAATCATTAGTCTCGTGTGTAGTTTTCAAAATACGAGACATTTAGAAAATGGCGGGAAAAGGGTTTTCTTCAGACTTTACTATTTGTTAACATTGGAATTGTTTTTTACCCTTTAAAccaagaaaaaataacaaggatttcatgccGCCGGATCACTAAATCTGAAATGATCTATTGAACAGATTTATGAAGACAAAAGTGGGGTGtcgtgtaaaaaaaaatttaatacatttgGATGGATAAAACCTGAGAAAATCGAAAATATGACAAGAATTCAAAAACATGaccagcagacatccttaagTATGGAATTAAAAATCTCCTTATTCATTCCAAAactaaaatatgaattttaattttggttaaatttctaTCTGTAttaacctgctgcatttgtttgcacctgtccttagtctgggatctgatgttcagtggttgttgtttgttgatgtggttcattagtgtttctgtttatttatatagattagactgttggttttcctgtttgaatggtgtTGTAAATGTGTGTTTTGGTTATTTCCAAGTAAAGGAATATCGTTATTATTATATTAAGAGAGTTTATATAAGTTGTCAGAAGTTATTTCTAGTATTTAGTATATTGAATGAGTAATTAACGTACGTTTTACTTTATGTTATTAGCTGTATCGATAACGTCgtatatggcgcaactttgtcatGTATTGTTCAGAACGTTACCGTTGGGTCAATATTTTAAGCGTGAACCCAAAAGTGTACATTTATGAGTTCTTAACTGGAAGAATTGATATGTctagatatgtttatttataagagTGTTTGATTATAAGCATTTTGAGTCGAGGACTCCTATATTTTATGTAAGCGTTTTACGTTATGTTACGTTATGTTTTTCTTCCTGCTTAGAATATTTACTTCcggtaatttaaaataaataccaGTGCAACGTCACGTTCGTGAGTCTTTGCTGTGTTTACTTTTGGCTAGCAGCAAGGCTCATCCCGGGGGTTCCTAGAGGTAAGAAGCAGCGCATTAGCTGTATGCCTCGCATTTTATATTACAAGTAAGGGTTATATTTAGAGGTAAGAAGCAGCGCATTAGCTGTATGCCTCGCATTTTATATTACAAGTAAGGGTTATATTTAGAGGTAAGAAGCAGCGCAGATAGCTGTATGCcttgcattttatttatattgtcatattgttgtatttaagatAATCCCGTTTGACCCGTACGAAAACACAAGAAAGATTATTATTTTAGTAGTTTCGTCCCgtatgtttattatatattattgttggAATATTGTACTTATATGGAAAGATATCGGCTATGAATAAAAGTATCATTTTTACTATTGATCATTTATTCACGCTACCAATGACGAGAGAGAACAGACAACAGATTTGATGTCCGTATTTATTTATTACTCCGTGTATTTACTAGTTTTATGAGTATTCGTATTTGCTGGCTTTATAACTATATAAAAACATAGCAAGAAGCAGAAATTACGacaaatggttttacacttttttggggccttttatagcttgctgttaggtgtgagcgaAAGCTCTGTGTTCAAGGCTGTACGGTCTACCTTGATCtctaatgatttacttttacaaattgtgacttgaatggagagttgtctcattgcactcataccccatcttcttatatctaagtaaggatatcaaagggacaataaaaataataagtctAAAATGGTCAGATAGGAGCATggcccaaattaaaaaaaaaaatcaacaacagtAAAAAGGACACTTAAAGTTTAGTAATCCAAAAGAGGAAATTTGGCAGTCAaggcttttctcatcacttttacaaaaatcttctcctctgaaactactatgccaaattaaaccaaacttggccacaatcatcattgggatatctagtttaaaaaatgtgtgcagtgtcccagccaaccaaccaagattgccgcaatggctaaaaatagaacaaaaatcttctactctgaattTCTGAAACTACTacgtcaaatttaaccaaacttgtccacaatcatcattagggtatgtagtttaaaacaTGTGTCCCTTGACCCGGCCAGCTAACCAAGATGGCCcctatggctaaaaatataatataggggtaaaatgtagatttgggcttatatctttgaaaccaaaggatttaaagcaaatctgacagggttaaaattgtttatcaagtcaagatatatgtgccctgaaattttcagatgaattggacaactggttgttgggttgctaccccttaattggtaattttaaggaaattttgctgtttttatactaccgcaaaaattgaaaaatttttggtcgtttattggtatcacgttggcgtcgtcgtcgttgtcgtccgaatacttttggttttcgcactataactttagtttaagtaaatagaaatatatgaaatttaaacacaaggtttatgaccacaaaaggaaggttgggattgattttggaagttttgatctaaacagtttaggaattaggggcaaaaaagagcccaaataagcattttcttggttttcgcactataactttagtttaagtgaatagaaatctatgaaattttgacacaaggtttaagaccacaaaaggaaggttgggactgattttgggagttgagatcccaacagtttaggaactaggggccaaaaaggggcccaaataagcatttttcttggttttcacaccataattttagtataagtaaatagaaaactATTagattttgacacaaggtttatgaccataaaagggaggttgggattgattttgggagttttggtcccaacagtttaggaacaaggggcccaaagggtccaaaattaaactttgtttgatttcatcaaaaattgaataattgaggttctttgatatgccaaatctaactgtgtatgtaatttcttaatttttggtcccgttttcaaattggtctacattaaagttcaaagggtccaaaattaaagaaagtttgattttaacaaaaattgaattcttgggcttctttgataagctgaatctaaacataaactaagatttatgattatgggcccagttttcaagttggtccaaatcaggatccaaaattattatattaagtattgtgcaatagcaagaaattttcaattgcacagtattctgaaattcagcaatagcaagaaatcttcaattgcacagttttgtgcaatagcaagaaattttcaattgcacagtattgtgcaatagcaagaaatcttcaattgcacagtattgtgcaatagcaagtattttagcccccccataaaaatcaaatggtagctcccttatatgaatgcaaacatttttttttgtaatcctaTAATGCTACGATGTCGACGTCTGTGTCTGCTCCATCCAAGATACATTTGGTTTCTGAACAATAATGTTAGTTCATGTGAATGGATCAGACGGTTcaatacctcaaaaggaaggttgatttttttatttatttattttttttggggggggggggggttatggtACAAACAGTTTAGATCAGTTTAGGAATTCAGGGCCAAAACAATAGATTTCCCAAAGGGAAGGGTGAGATTGAGTTTGGAGGTAAATACTTAATACTTTAAGAGGGGGTTCAATAAATTTGGgggttcatatttatttttcttcaaaatttttgtaaGCAATGGAAACAAATGCATTCTTCAAACTCACTCAAATTCATGCAACACCAATAAAGAGTGGACAACCTCCTTGATATAATAACCACAAACCCATCGCTAGGCTGTCGATACACCCAAAACACACTAGGTATATCATATCATGAAATGATAGTTACAGACTATGAGACCAAACTATACTCTCCACCATTTGAAGACGAGAAtagaatttatgacaaaaatctcttttttgttgatcttgtattgcttatctttatgtatgttttgtttctctctatctttagtttgcccTCAAAACA includes:
- the LOC143068417 gene encoding uncharacterized protein LOC143068417 codes for the protein MPKRKKRQNVPSQRKRRGTGKLRKDKVETETIQPDNIHDEDLLQSEIEELINICNNVNSVAFDNVHSVALDHSYLADNQIVAELYLDDKTEDVNNEYIDDKTEDVNNEYIELGYQEEYVTTSIECIPEDPYDALKKTVYTIVTSPYIYNSAGDNLQIIELYPSTKNVSVKSTIMISRDFTAKVYVHNIELSSEHDIWLGLPSVYDNITSIERLLSKLRSYTVCCGNYEQELQDTHDRSITPVGSTIEHVTDANSCQGFKEHDFGAIKGTLTYSSTVRSVSCLLLVQGNRYIRCSSCSHLRLILRKRKQRLEEKKKLSDGNTPNYMSHKYKHCFMSREELIGKITQQRNIIASLQKDLQNSKKVSTYNVNK